AAGTGAGGGCTTCTCCGTGCTAACAGTCTCAGGGCTCTCCAACCATAATTTGGATTGTTCACAACCTTATATTCATTTTCAATCATGCTTTCCGGGTCTGCCTGTTCAATGGCTtcttcaaagaattcctccaaagTTGGCAGATAGCCTGCTGGGTTTGACTTACAAGCTTCCATATTATCCGGGCAGGGATCCCAAAGGCTTGTTAACgcctccttccccttcagaaTCTTTTTGTTGGGCCCTTTCCCCAGGAAGTCCTCTGGTGCTGTTCTCTTTCGTACTGCTCTCCTCGGCTTAGTATCTGATGTTCTTTCCTTCACAAAACTTGGGCAGCCTTCATTTTTCCACGAGTTCCAGTTTTCCTCAGTGTTTAATATATGCTCTACCATCTTTGAAAATCTCTCTCCATCGGGTGGGTTTTCAGATAGCAGTTGATAAACCGATTTTGTGGTGCCTTCAATCCAGAGTGACTGCTCATCAGTTAAAACATCCTTTGAACTTTTGGATTTCACCTGTCCCTTGAGATGTTGGAATAAAATGAGATACTGCAGTAGAATGTGTCGGCGAAAGTTACTGTCACTCAGTTGTAAACCCAGCAACTTTTCACTTGTTAAAAATTTTGCAACGTATACAtgttctcctcctgtttttaattctCCCATCGTTTTTCTTGAGGCCTGAGTGTCATCTAATTTGTAATTCTTGAAAACAGCCAGGACTTCCTCTGAGTACGTGAGGAAAGTTTTCCATGAAATCTTCTCATAGCATTGCACAGGGTTCCTGAAGTAATCCTGAAGTGACCAGAACTTTCGATACAGGCTGTAATCCATTGGAATGGAGCAAGTTGTTGGAGCTTCGTCATCACCCATTTCACCTTTGTCGTCTACGTCCATTCCTTCTTCTCCGTCTTCAGCGTGCTTCTGACCCAAGGTGCTTTCCTGCTCATTGGTATTGAAAACGGtgacattttccagattaaaCCGACTCTGCAAGTTAAGACCGGATCTCTCAGATAAAGGGAAAAGCCTGGCCAAAAAGAGTTGAATTCGTGCACGCAAAACTgtgtgctgggattttgataatcTTCTTAAGAGATCATTGCACGTACGtagtaaataatttttcccaGCGGAATAGAATGTATTTGATCTCCAAGTAGCAACATTTCTCTCCACAAACGTGAATGTTGTGTCACACTGATCCAAAGGGAGACATTCCAAAACGTCTCCCAACAATACAGAAGGTGTAGATGCGGTGCAAATACCTTCAGTTACTCCCCCAATAGCAAgagaaataatagctaaaacaTTTTCACACGATGAAtggtttataatttcttcttgcaGAACACCTCTGAGAGCTTGGTCAagggtacattttttttcatcttcagttCCAGGTAACTGGCTGAAGGTATTCAACAATGgcttgatatttttgttgttcaggGCTTCTCTGGTAGACTTCGTGAACCGCGTCCGCGCTTCGGGTACACTGAAGCGTGGCCATGTAGGAGACATCTTCTCGGCCGCGCGTGTTGGTGGGGTCGaagcccagcgggtccaggggttcccaaacgtgtggacggagtcggcgaagaagaaatgacacggagacagcgttcagttgatcagcagcctagccaggttccagCCAGGTGCTCCAGCGGCTTCTATGTCCCGGGATCGGTTCTTGGCGAGATCTCTCTCCTGAAAGCTGTCTTGGGAGAACGAGGACGACGACCAAGACAACAAGTCTAGGGCTGAGAAGCTCTGCAAAGAAGACGCTGCTTTCTTTTATACCCCAgagcgtggtgggaggagccaaatcagacgcccgctccaccaatcagccgcgccccccccccccccccaggactgaAAGCGTCACCGGTTGGGCGTCAAGTTTAAGGTGGGAGTGCACATGCTCCAAGCTCGGCCCCGCGCGGCTCGCCCCTTCAGGTGGCATTCACCGAAAGGACCTCAAGGAAAGGTTCTGTTGAATGTGGCTGCGCCTGGTATTTATTCCTCGTAAGGAATGGGCCGGGcgagggtgggtgtgtgtgggggggggggggggaggtgggggggggggatgggggcggggggtaagggggtAGACCGGAGACGCAGACACACGGAATGAAGCtggccttggaggtcatgggagacagaggctgaggctgaagttgatgtgaataaaatgtgtatggctttgtatattagctctgagcccaggacgccagaggccaccagcagtcaaacagccccAGCAGAGAGTGGTGGTAtagatgtctctggatctgtccctgttcctcAGTCTACGTTGttgtctatattccacaaatgggtgagttcatgtggtattcattttgctctgactggctaacttcacttagcataatgctctccagttccatccatgctggcaagaattccttctcttttttttttttttttttgtttttcttacctttttaccgaagcgtagtattccattatgtaggtgtaccacagttgtgggtgtgtgggtgtgggtgtgtgtgtgtgtgtatgtgatattAGGGTTTGGCCCCGCCCTGGGGGGACCCAGGTGCCAAGGGCACCTTGAGGGCTTcctgtgtggtgggagcagggccacctTGTAGGTTACATTAATccatttctggaagaggaaactgaggctgaggcaggtgaaattaatttgcataagtGGGTCAATTATCAGGAAGACCGGAAGCTGGAGGTGAAGAAGtggagggccagggcgagggtacccttctgaacagggtgaagagTGGGAGCCTAGGGAGAGAAGCCATCTGTCTGCAGgcaaacagcttagccctaccgagggagggcatgactAGTCCGAGTCTGTGGGGCCCTGCGTAGCTGGGTCTGAGCGAGGCCTCCATCACTTCTTCCTGAAtgaatggctgaatgaccttGTGCTCACCAAAACGGGCGGGCGGGACTTGGTCTCTGGCGGGGACCCggccacacacagagagaggctgGGTCCACCAGATGGCCTGGCCGGGACTTGGTCTCTGGCTGCCGATCAGAGTGATTGGCGGCGGGACTTttctaatttaacttaatttaatttaattattttattttattttttcattttatcttatatattttatttattttattttatttcattttacttttatttcatttcatttattttactttattgtattgtattttattttataattatattttcctggCCCGGACTTAGTCTCTGGTTGTGGATCAGAGTGATTTGGGTTGATCCGGGGCGAggccaaaaagcaaataaatgttgacagacagaatactttgtattttatttctttctttataccaGTAGCTACAGGCCAGCACCACCCCAccgtctgcccagccccagccccagccccagccccagccccagccctcctctggcTCCGGGCAACTCAGCGGCAGCAACAGCCAAAGCTCAACAGCCACGCAGCCATCGACTGGGGGAAGATGGCAGAGCAGTGGCTTCAGGAGAAGGAGGCTGAGCGGCGGAAACAAAAGCAGCACAAAAGCAGCGGCTGACACCTCGGCCACACCCGGCCCTAGGAATGAAAGCACCCCATGTCTATTGCTGGCGATGCCACCCTGCTCTCGGACGAGATGGATCAGTaggggccctgctcccaggactctggttacctctgaggctgggagatgctcagagtattgtgcgtgactgcggccattgtcctactcattttcaaaaaaaaaaaaaaaaaaaaaaaaacttgctaaaaaaaataaaaataataaaaataaacctcctaAAAAAACACTTTGATCCAGACTTTCAATGCGCCGCCCTCTGCTGTTTGAAAAGCGCcgatgcaacccccccccccaacccctcacacgccccccaccccgcgctgCAACCTcctctaaaataaagtaaaataaaataataaataaaataaaataaaaaaataaagccccgCCGCCAATCACTCTGATCGACAACCAGATATACAAAAGCATACACATTCTATTCACATCCacttcagcctctgcctcccatgacctccaaggcacCCTTCGTTCGGTGTGTTTCCGTCTCCGGTCTCccccgtcccgccccgccccccccccacccgccccgccccgcccgcccctccctttGAGGAATGAATAGGAGGCATCtcagccactttcaggagaacATGAGacggagagagtgggggagagagggagagacagagagacagtgatgtgagagaatcgtggattggttgcctcccacaagcaccttGCCCAGAGCCAGGATAGAACCTGGTATGTGCAACCACCTATgcgcccttgacccggaatcccttgacccagaatggagCCCTCCGCTTTCCATTGCCTGACGCCACCTCtctcacctactgagccacaccagcagggcgccGTTTGTCTTTCAGTTGGATCTTGTCATGTATTTATACTTGAAGAGAGTATCGCCAGTTAAGGGTGCTTGCGCTGTTATGGTTTTCTGAGTTTTAGagccctctgtttctcttttattttcctgctctcttgtCCTGTATGTTGAGGACTTTCTGTAGTGCTCTGTTTGAGTTCCTTTCACTTGTTTCTCGTGTGCCTCCTGTAGACTTTTGGTGTGTGGTGACCTGGACTCCTGACTTAGGACAAATAAACAGCCTCTCCTCACATTGAGGCGATGGCCTCTCAGGTAACCCTGCCGGGCCTAGCGTCCCTCAAAGATGGCCcaagagcccgtcccgccctctgctggtcgagaaGCGCCAAtgcaagccaccctcctgcagccagagccaggtgcctggacttaACCGGAGCCAGGAAGGacaagcagggggcggggcacgctgtctgcaagaaggtcagggctgaagggtgctcatggatgccgacggaccattcaaatcaagaagtgtccgtgcgtgactgcggatttacacacacagacgcgcacacgcacacccacacacctacCCCACTCcgccctctccacctcccccacacacacacacgcgcgcgcgcgcgcgcgcgcacacacacacacacacacacacacacacacacgcacgcacacgcacacgcacacatacacgggAGCACAAGTTCCGCTATCAAATGAGTGGCCCACCCCTAGGAGATTCACTGTGgctttttccttttggcttgtcCCCGTCCCACCCGAGCCTGTCTAAATATGTATTGTCCCTCTTCACTCCAGAAAATGGCGATGCCGCCCCGCAAGGCGTGGAGATGGAGCCCTGCCGGCCTCCTTGGgcacctgccccatctccctagtcctccccaaaccccaggaATCACTTCATCGGGCCGGTGGCGCCCTCTACTGGTCTTGGAGCGCCAAtgcaagcctccccccacccccaccccgcacccaccACCCGCACCCCATTCCGCAACcttctctggggaaggcagagccaggtgtCTGGACCTCCCAGGTGTGGGTAGAcccgaggggtgggggaaggtccaGCCGGGGGCGTTGTCTGCGAGAAGCCAGCTGTAGGACACTACACCCATACCCATTAGCGGTCACCTCCCTTTCTCAGTGCCCCTCCTTGTCCTCCCGCCCTAGCCCCTCCCGGTCACTGGTCACTCATCAAAGCGATGGAGCCAGTGTGGCGACTGTGAAGTTGTTCTTTGGGGCAGTAGGCACAAAGCTAATGAAACGGAGTCCTTGTAGGGTGGTGAAGGGAAGGGCCCTGAAGAACTCTGGAGGGCTGATCTGAGTCAGCCCTCCAACTGCTGATGCGCAGGTGAGGAGAGCACAAGGTCATTCAGCCATCCCTTCCAGAAGAAGTGATGGAGGCCTCGCTCAGACTCAGCTCCGCGGGGCCCCACAGacacaaatgcaataaaaataaataaataagtcagtaaACCCGCAACTGTGGTGTGTGTTCCATTGTTCACCCAATTTGTGGGCAAGTATCTCTATTTTCCCCCTGGTACAGGCCTGTCTCGGCGAGCATCAgggctttcattttccttcagtaCAGCATCGTTATCTTCCTCGTCTTCACCCtcacctgtttttatttcttctgaaggCGGTGGTGATTCCTTTGCTAGCTTTAGCACCATGTTTTCGAGATATTCTGGCAAACTTTTGAACTGCTGTTTGGTTGGCTGGAAGAAGTGAGGGCTTCTCCGTGCTAACAGTCTCAGGGCTCTCCAACCATAATTTGGATTGTTCA
This is a stretch of genomic DNA from Myotis daubentonii chromosome 4, mMyoDau2.1, whole genome shotgun sequence. It encodes these proteins:
- the LOC132232535 gene encoding LOW QUALITY PROTEIN: THO complex subunit 1-like (The sequence of the model RefSeq protein was modified relative to this genomic sequence to represent the inferred CDS: inserted 1 base in 1 codon) — translated: MSPTWPRFSVPEARTRFTKSTREALNNKNIKPLLNTFSQLPGTEDEKKCTLDQALRGVLQEEIINHSSCENVLAIISLAIGGVTEGICTASTPSVLLGDVLECLPLDQCDTTFTFVERNVATWRSNTFYSAGKNYLLRTCNDLLRRLSKSQHTVLRARIQLFLARLFPLSERSGLNLQSRFNLENVTVFNTNEQESTLGQKHAEDGEEGMDVDDKGEMGDDEAPTTCSIPMDYSLYRKFWSLQDYFRNPVQCYEKISWKTFLTYSEEVLAVFKNYKLDDTQASRKTMGELKTGGEHVYVAKFLTSEKLLGLQLSDSNFRRHILLQYLILFQHLKGQVKSKSSKDVLTDEQSLWIEGTTKSVYQLLSENPPDGERFSKMVEHILNTEENWNSWKNEGCPSFVKERTSDTKPRRAVRKRTAPEDFLGKGPNKKILKGKEALTSLWDPCPDNMEACKSNPAGYLPTLEEFFEEAIEQADPESMIENEYKVVNNPNYGWRALRLLARRSPHFFQPTKQQFKSLPEYLENMVLKLAKESPPPSEEIKTGEGEDEEDNDAVLKENESPDARRDRPVPGXKIEILAHKLGEQWNTHHSSSGLPDN